The window ttaatatattcagcCACACTTCATAAATACATTTTCTCAAGGGTACAGAAATCCAATGGAGAATCACCAATTTCCAAGTGCTCCCAAATACACATAAACAGCTTTGATTTGGGGAGCCAGCAGGGGGCATGcaaaacaaaatgagaagaaaaaaagttgcaCATAGagtaattttaatccattccatttttaaataccacaataaatttaatcttcacaataaattAAATAGCCATATTCAGTTTACAAAATAGAATTACTTAGTGTGAAACCAGTATTTACAACATTATACAGTATGTACATGACATTTCTCTGTGTTGACATACAACATGGAAGTAAAAGGACCTGACTTTCCAATGTGCGATGGACATGCTACAAGTGACACCATGGTCCATAGGAGAAAACAATAGTGCAAACTCACCACGGGGACTTTGGGACAATGTCAATTTTATGAGAGAAGacattcttttaaataataagaaaatagcaCTTTCTGTTCTCCTGGCACCAATTCAGCATGTGAATTAAAGTGCCTGCTTTCccttagaaaaaaatgcataactGGAACCCTTTACTTCCTGAAGCTTCACAGCCACTAGTACATTTTCACACATTAATCTTTTGGCTTAAATCTAAGAAAATGGCTGGTAACAAACTCTGAGTCAAAGGAAGACTAACTCTTTGAGAATAGCTGAAGTCACTTTTCCCCAATATCACCACCTCTTCTCTTGCAAATAGCTTAAAAGATGCAACTATGCGGAgagcaatttttctgtaagttttcAGTAGAAAAAGAACTAATCTTATATTTGGTCACACACTGCATATGTACAAGTATACATGGAAAAATGACTTGGATAGCTGGGTGTAGGGAAAGTGCATATTTTCATCTAGAAGGGGACGCTGTGTCTCCAGGCACAACACATGGTGTTGTATGGCATATTATTTTATGGCCAGTTCAATGTCCTTCCAGTGATCTGGTAAAATTTTTGATTAAAAGGATGAAAGAATTTGCGCAATTTGGTAATGACAGAGGGGTCCACCTCTGGATGAATGCGCCCTTTGCTGCCCGCCAGGCACTTATTAAAGATAATGTTAAATCGCAAGCAGTAAAACCCTCTGGTCGCATTGAAATATAAATTGTACTGGCTTATCCTTGGAGGAAGATTTAGGAACTTCTCCACGAGCTGTAGTTCTGGCAGAGGTTCCGTGATGAGGCGGTCTCCATCGACAATGTGAAACTGCTCAATCGGAAAATATTTCAACCATCTTTCCAGATGTTTGGTGTAGACGCTGGTTCTGACTGCTTTGTACTTCGTGTTTACTTCGCAGGTATTAGGGTCTATTGCCAGCTTCTCAAACTTGTAGTAAGTTTtgttcttcctctcctttccctctaGCACCTGAGTGTAATCAGAAATAGCTCTTGTGGTTGGCTCCCTGACAATGATCAACAGCTTGATGGATGAGTTCATTTTGTAAATCCTTTCAGGAACCTCTTCTGTGATAAAATATGCTGGGCTCTTCTCAATTGTGATTTGCTGAGGGTAGGAAAAAGGCATCTTTTTCCGATACCACTCAATGCCCTTGGCATAGTTCTCGTCATTGTCAAAAAAGTGGATTTCTTGAGAGGCTTTGACCACTGCTGGGTGGAGATTCAGCATCTCAAGCAGGGCCCTAGTGCCTCCTTTTCTCACCCCAATGATGATGGCCTTGGGGAGCTGCTGGACCAGGTCATGAAGGCGGACCTGATCCCTGGACGTGTTGCCCTTCCGGAACTCGTGCAGCAGGCCACGCTTGAACTGCAGCGCGCGGAGCGGGAATTCCACCTGACTGCGGGCTCCGAACCGGCTTTCCACGGGGCAGATGGGTTGCAGCCTGTGAAAAACAGATACTTTAAGATGCTTACTGCAACTAATTTCTCATGTTTCTGGTTCCCCAGCCAGACAACGATTTTAAACCCAGAAATAAAACCACTGGTTTCCAGCCTGCTACAATCCATAATGAACACATGtttgagaaattttattttaagcaacCCTGTATTAAATGGAGCATGCATAACTGATGGGATTTTTTATTTAGTGCTCCTTCAGATTTTTATTCCCCAAGCACTTAATTGACTACGGCATGTACTTTTGTTCTCCGTACAGGATAGACAAGTGACACCAGCCATATTAATGGCTTTTTAACAGTTCAACAGTTAACATCGTTTAGAAAACATGAAAGGCAGAAGATTATAATCTTCAGCTGGGAAACTGAAGGGCAGCAAGGAGGCCATGGCTTTTGGGCTTCCTGGGATATTATATTCTTGCAGTACAGCAGCGTTCATAGCACTCCTAAAAGTCTTTGTGATACAATCTGAAAATAGACCCCAATGTCTGTCCTTGGCTACTTGCATCATCAACTTGCAAAGTTCCAATCTTGGCATTTGCTGAGCTTTTCACTGTGGGAATTTCTGCCCTTGGATTAGGGACAGCTGGAGGGTAtgatatttcttctgcctctcttcTTTCTAGCTAAAGAGATCAGATAATGTTTTCACTTTACTGAATGTAGGAACAAACTCACTTGCTGTCAGCAAGTACTGTATATCACCAGCCACACCAGGGACCAGAAATCAGCAAGACTTTAAAGGGGCCAGAAACCTCAGATCCTCATTGCCAAGCCCACAGAAATCAGGGCTTGTGTCTGAAGGACGGAGACCGAGGCATGGAGCCAGGAAAGGAGCATTTGGACCTCTGTGTTCCACTAATTAATGAACAACCACTGAAGCTTTTCTCTGACAGAGGAAAATGTGGTAGTAGTCACAATGATGCTGGACTTGAATTTGGCTTGGCTATTATACACTAAAGGTATGGTCTGAAACAGAACCAGAACTCATTATAATTTCCCTAAGGTGATCGGGGAAGGCATCTTAGTCTTCTAGGTAAAAGGGGGAACATTAGTACAAAATGGCTATTAAATCAGTTCCTCCAACTGAAGCTTCCAGCTCGCCTAATAATTTGGAATTTATGTCTCTCTGAGGTGATGAGGTCTCTTTTTCCAAGAGACCTTTCTGGATCTTTCTTGTCTTCTGTAATGTTTGTGATTAAAAGGACATGAGAACAACCTCAAGGTCATATGAAGGCTGTTCTGTGAAACTAGGGGGAGAAGGCTTGGGCTGTTTAATCAACTTCAATCACAATGCTTAAGATAAAATACAAACATATACTTACTTTTTTgtggtgtttgttttttatgatttaagattttaaaaataattcaggcTCATTGTGGaaatacaaaaaactataaaataataatgagataATTATATAACAGTTAAAATCTTAGAgaaacaaattttgtttttattcatttgttatacAATTAGTATGCTAAGGCTGTAGTTAGAAGATATAAAATGATCAACACTTGATCAAAGAtgtttttaattgtgacattGGGATATCAAAACttcatctttcatctcttttttggGTTCTGGTTGAGAAGTAAGCCCAAATTCTCTCAGGCCTCCACTAAATGTAATGAATAGGCTTCTCTCTTATGAATGAAGCTTTTTATTGTTCGTAGGAGAACTGGGAACTAGTCACTCAATTCCTCTTCTGTAGGACTTAATTCTCTTTAAGAACTCTGGTTGAGAGAAGTTAATACAGAGGGTCTCTGCCCTGTTTGAGGTAGAATGAAATTTCCTTATCTCTGGAAAGGgcagtttccctttttttttttttttttttttagctttcttcctctttccacaTCCTATCCCAGGAGCTCATATCCTGCATCATAAATGAGCCTCCCTAATTCAATTTAGGaggaaatatattatttcacaCTTCCCAGTAGAATATATTATGGGCATAGGACCAagatcaaaatgaataaaattgtagCACTGGAAAGGATCTTAGAAGTAATTGAGTTTGGCCTGTTACTCAGAGAGGGGCTCTTTAGTTACAAAAGGATATACTGTAACATTCAGTTATAACTGACATATATAAGTACATGCCCATTTCAGACATAATCTGCTTGAAGAGGGGTGTTGAGAATGCCCACCAGGCAAAGCACTTTCTTATAAAAGCTTCAGATTAGAGACCAGGCACAGGGATACAAATAAGAGGAATCAtcaaccaaataaaaattaaataataacacTTTAATGATTGTTAGATCAATAACTCAACAAAAAACTAGTAATTAGAAGCTAATTAAAGATACTGAGAAGAAGATTTGATCTAAAAGATCTATCATGGACATAGGAAATGGTACAACTTCAAGGCTTTTCATTAATACTTAAGTGCTACTTTAAGAAACTACATGAGTCAGTCATAAGCT is drawn from Tamandua tetradactyla isolate mTamTet1 chromosome 5, mTamTet1.pri, whole genome shotgun sequence and contains these coding sequences:
- the HS3ST5 gene encoding heparan sulfate glucosamine 3-O-sulfotransferase 5, whose product is MLFKQQVWLRQKLLVLGSLAVGSLLYLVARVGSLDRLQPICPVESRFGARSQVEFPLRALQFKRGLLHEFRKGNTSRDQVRLHDLVQQLPKAIIIGVRKGGTRALLEMLNLHPAVVKASQEIHFFDNDENYAKGIEWYRKKMPFSYPQQITIEKSPAYFITEEVPERIYKMNSSIKLLIIVREPTTRAISDYTQVLEGKERKNKTYYKFEKLAIDPNTCEVNTKYKAVRTSVYTKHLERWLKYFPIEQFHIVDGDRLITEPLPELQLVEKFLNLPPRISQYNLYFNATRGFYCLRFNIIFNKCLAGSKGRIHPEVDPSVITKLRKFFHPFNQKFYQITGRTLNWP